GCTGCTGCCGCCGTGGCTGGGTGACGAGGAGCTGCACCGCAGCCACCAGTCGTCGCTGATCCGCAAGGACCCCGAGCACTACGGCCCGATGTTCCCCGGCGTGCCCGACGACCTGCCCTACGTGTGGCCCGGCGAGTGCTACCCGCGGGACGTGCCCGACACGCCCGGCCTGGTCGCCTGGTGGCTCGACCGGCCCCCGCTGCCCGACGAGCACCTGCCGCCCGCGCCGCCCCTGGACCACCGGCCCGGCCCGTCCGTCGCCCGCGAGCCCACGCGGGCCGACCTGGAGGCGATGCGGGCCGAGGCGGAGGACCCGCGCACCGTCCGCTTCTTCCGCCAGGGGCAGGTCCTACCCCTCCCGACCAGCCGTTTCACCCTCCAGGTCAACTCCTGAGAAAAAAGTTCGGCGCACGTGTCGATCCGGGCCGGTCCCCGTTCGTCGCTTCGGCAAGACCACCGAAGAGGGGACCGGACATGACCACCACCGAGACCACCGCCGACGCCCGCACCGCCAAGCTCAACGACGTCACCCTGGCCGCCTTCCGGGTCGTGGTGTCGTTCCTGTTCGGCGTCCACGGCCTGATGGGCCTGGGCTTCCTCGGCGGCATCGACGGCCAGGGCACCGCCGTCCCGTTCGGCTCGTGGCCGGGCTGGTACGGCAGCGTCATCGAGCTGGTCGGCGCCGTGCTGGTGCTGCTGGGCCTGGCCGCCCGCCCGGCCGCGTTCGTGCTGTCCGGCGTGATGGCCTACGCCTACTTCACCGTGCACCAGCCGGAAGGGCTGCTGCCGGTCCACAACGGCGGCGAGCTGGCGGCCGTGTACTCCTGGGTGTTCCTGCTGCTCGCCGTGTTCGGGCCGGGCGCCTTCACCCTCCAGCGCGCCTTCCGCCGCTAGACCCCCGCGGTTCCCCGGCGGCGCGCCTCCCCGCGAGGCGCGCCGCCGACGCGTGTTCGAAGCGGGAGGAGCCGGGCAACCCTGCGCCCATGGCCGAAACCGCTATCGAACACCCCGGGTTGACCGACGAGATGCACCCCGAGCCCGACCACGGCGAGCAGACCTACCGCGGCACGGGCCGGCTCGCCGGCAAGCGGGCCGTGATCACCGGCGGCGACTCCGGCATCGGCCGGGCCGTCGCCATCGCGTTCGCGCGCGAGGGCGCGGACGTGCTCATCTCCTACCTGCCCGACGAGGAGAAGGACGCCCGCGACACCGCGCGCCTGGTCGAGGAGGCCGGGCGCCGCGCCGTCACCGTGCCCGGCGACCTGGTCGAGCAGTCCCAGTGCGCGGCCGTGGTGGCGCGTGCCGTGGAGGAGTTCGGCGGCATCGACGTGCTGGTCAGCAACGCCGCCCACCAGATGGCCCAGGAGGACGGGCTCCTCGGGATCGGCGACGAGCAGTTCGACCGGGTGATGAAGACCAACGTCTACGCCCTGTTCTGGCTGTGCAAGGCGGCCGTGCCGCACATGGGCGAGGGCTCGGCGATCATCACCACGTCGTCCATCCAGGGCTTCCAGCCCTCGCCGCAGCTGCTCGACTACGCCACCAGCAAGGCCGCGATCGTCAACTTCACCAAGGGCCTCGCCCAGGACCTGGCCGGGCGCGGGATCAGGGTGAACTCGGTCGCGCCCGGTCCCGTGTGGACGCCGCTCATCCCCGCCACCATGCCGCCGGACGCGGTCGAGGGCTTCGGCGAGGACACCCCGCTGGGGCGCGCCGCGCAGCCCGCCGAGCTGGCCCCGCTGTACGTGTTCCTGGCGTCCGGGGAGTCCAGCTACCTCACCGGTGAGGTCGTCGGCGTGACGGGCGGCAAGCCGTTGACGTGATAACCGCAGGTCAGGGGCCCGTTAAAAGATCTTGGAAAAAATCTCGGTCCCGTGTCGATTTCCCGTTCCGCCCGTTCGTCGTGTGAGCAGGGACCAGGATGGACCGGCTTGGACGAACCGAACGGAGAAGATCGATGCGTTTCATGGTGATCGTGAAGGCGACCGCGGAGACCGAGGCCGGCGTGCAGCCGAGCGAAGAGGTGATCACGCAGATGCACGCCTTCAACGAGGAGCTGGTCAAGGCGGGCGTGATGCTCGCCGGCGAGGGCCTGCACCCCAGCTCCAAGGGCGCGCGCGTGTTCTTCTCCGGTGACGAGCGCACCGTGGTCGACGGCCCGTTCGCCGAGACCAAGGAGCTGATCGCGGGCTTCTGGCTGCTGGAGGTCAAGTCGCTGGAGGAGGCCGTCGAGTGGGTCAAGCGGGTGCCGAACCCGACCGGTGAGCAGTCCCAGATCGAGATCCGGCAGGTGTTCTCCTCGGAGGACTTCGAGAACGCGCCGCAGGAGATCATCGACCGGGAGAACGAGCTGCGCGCCCGGGCCGACGCCCGGGGCTGAACTTCCCCGTTTCCTTGCCGACGCGCGTCGGTAGCTGATCTGATCCCGGGTCGTGATGGCTACCGACGCGCGTCGCGCTGTTGAGGCGGTGTGGCGCATCGAGTCCGCCCGCCTGATCGCCGGTCTGGCCAGGATGGTCCGCGACGTGGGCCTGGCCGAGGAGCTGGCGCAGGACGCCCTGGTCAGCGCCCTGGAGCAGTGGCCGGAGGCGGGCGTCCCGCGCAACCCCGGCGCGTGGCTGATGACCGCGGCGAAGAACCGGGCCGTCGACCTCATCCGCCGCAGGCAGAACTACCAGCGCAAGCTGGAGCAGATCGGCCGCGACACCGAGCACGACCACGCCCCGGACGCGAGCACCGGCGTCGGCGACATCAACGACGACCTGCTGCGCCTGGTGTTCACCGCGTGCCACCCGGTGCTCTCCACCGAGGCCCAGGTGGCGCTGACCCTGCGCATGCTGGGCGGCCTGGCCACCGACGAGATCGCCCGCGCGTTCCTGGTGCCCGAGTCGACCGTGGCCCAGCGGATCGTGCGCGCCAAGAAGACCCTCGCCAAGGCGAACGTCCCGTTCGAGGTCCCCGCGGAGGACGAGCGCGACGCGCGCCTGGCCTCGGTGCTGGGCGTCATCTACCTGATCTTCAACGAGGGCTACTCGGCGACCGCCGGCGACGACTGGATGCGCCCCGGCCTGTGCGAGGACGCCCTCCGCCTGGCCCGCGTCCTGGCCGGCCTGATGCCGAGGGAACCCGAGGTCCACGGCCTGGTGGCCCTCCTGGAGATCCAGGCGTCACGCGCCAGGGCCCGCGTGGGCCCGAACGGCGAACCCGTGCTCCTGCTGGACCAGAACCGCGCCAGGTGGGACCAACTCCTCATCCGCCGCGGCCTGGAGGCGTTGGCGAAGGCGGAGTCCCTGGGCGGCGCGGCGGGCCCGTACGCGCTCCAGGCCGCCATCGCCGCGTGCCACGCGCGGGCGCGGACGGCGGAGGAGACGGACTGGACCCGGATCGCGGGCCTGTACGAGGCGCTGGCGCTGGTCACCCCGTCACCGGTGGTGGCGCTGAACCACGCGGTGGCGATCAGCATGGCGTTCGGCCCGGCGATCGGGCTGGAACTGGTGGACGAACTGCTGGAGGAGCCCGCGCTGAAGGGCTACCACCTGCTCCCCAGCGTCCGCGGCGACCTGCTGGTCAAGCTGGGCCGGAACGACGAGGCCCGGACGGAGTTCGAGCGCGCCGCCGGGCTGACGCGGAACGAGCGGGAGCGCAAGCTCCTGCTCGACCGCGCCGCCGCCTGCTGAAGCCGGGGTCACCCGGTCCGGCCGAAGTGGAACGGGCAGTGCGACCCGCCGGTCCCGATCGTGGTCACCCGCTCGAACCGGAACCCGTGCCGCCCGGGCTCGATCGCGTCGATCCAGCTCCGGTCGAACTCGCACATCACCGGCGCCAGCTCCGACGCGCCGTTGGCCATCAGCACGTCGTAGTAGAAGCAGCGGCGGACATCGGCTTCGAACCGGCTGTCGTCGTCCACCGGGTGCTCGAACGCGAACCCGGCCCCGAACGCGTCGACCTCCCGGGCCCGCACCAGCTCCACCATCGCCCGGTACGGATCGGGCGCCGCGTCGAGCATGGCGGCCGTGGCGGCTCGGACCGCGGGCGCCAGCGGTTCGACGAACGCCGCCCGCACGGCCTCCACGGCGCCCCCAGCCCCCAGTACCGGCGTCAAAACCTCATGCGCCGCAACCAGCAGCAGCGTCATCCGGAGGTTGTGCCGGGCGGGCTCGTCCACGACCAGGTGGCCGTTCCCGGCGATCAGCTCCTCGTGCCGCGCCCGCATGGCAGGCACGTCGTACGCGCTCAAGTGGTCGAAGAACCCCTCAACAACCGCAGCGGTGTCCGCCTCGGCATCGGGGACGTAAGCATCATTGAAGTGGTCGGTGGTCATTGTCGTCCTCTCGCGGTCATGCGAGTACGCCGGCGCACTCCACCGACCAACCGGCGCCGACGAACTCCAGTGTGTCCTGTCACGCCCACGCTACCGTGGGCGCCGGGGGGATCACATGAAGCTGGACCAACGCGACTTCGCGCGCTTCTGGGCCGCGGACACCGTGTCGCTGGCGGGCACGCACGTCACCACGCTGGCGCTCAAGGCCGTCGCCGTCCTCACCCTGGGCGCCTCCACCACCGTGGCCGGCCTCCTGGAATCGGCCCGCTGGCTGCCCTACCTGCTCCTCGGCCTGGTGGCCGGCGTCCTGGTGGACCGCCGCCGCCGACTGCCGCTGCTCATCGGCACCGACTTCGCCCGCGCCGCCGTGCTGGCCCTGGTCCCGCTGCTGGCTTTCACGGGTCTGCTGACCATCCCGCTGCTGGCCGCGATCGTGCTCGTCTTCGGCACCCTGTCCCTGTTCCACGACGCGGCCCACCAGTCGTTCCTCCCCCGCCTGGTGACCAGGCAACAGCTGACGGACGCCAACGCCCGCATGGAACAAACCCGCTCGGCAGCCCAGGGAGTGGGCCCGCTGGTCGGCGGCGCCCTGGTCAAGTTGATCGGCGGCCCCCTGGCGTTCCTGGTCGACGCCGTCTCCTACCTGATCTCCGGCCTGGTCCTGTCCGGGCTCCGCACCCCGGAACCCCCGCCCACCCCGGAAGAACGCCACCTGCGCACCGAGATCCGCGACGGCCTCCGCTGGGTCTACCACCACCCCGTGCTGCGCCCGATGGCCCTGGCCACGCACGCCTGGTTCTTCTTCTCCTCCATGGTCAGCGCCACCTACACCGTGCTCGTGCTGGACGAACTCCACTTCGACCCCTTCGAGTTCGGCGTGACGTTCGCGGTCGGCGGCGCGGGTGCCCTCCTGGGCGCCTCCCTGGCCGGTCGCGCGTGCCGCCGCTTCGGCGAGGGCCAGGTGATCCTGGTGGGCCGCTGGCTCACCCCGGCCGCCTACGCCCTGCTGCCGTTCGCCACCGCCACCACCAGCGGGTTCGCCTTGCTGTGCGCGGCGCAGTTCGCGTTCTACTTCGCGATCGGCCTGGAGAGCCCCGGTGAGATGGGCTACCGGCAGGCGGTCACCCCCGACCGGCTCCAGGGCCGCATGAACGGCACCATGAGGTCGATCAACCGAGCCGCCATCGTGTTCGGCGCACCGCTGGGCGGCGTCCTGGCCGACACGCTCGGCTTCACCACCGCCCTGTGGATCGCGATCGCGGGCCTGACCGTCCAGGCGGTCGGGATCACCTGCTCCTCCGTCCGCACGGCCCGGGTCTGACCCCTAGCAGTACGTCGCCGCCGGCAGGTCGCCCCGCGCGAACGCCCCCGGCGACACCCCCATCACCGCCCGGAACTCCGCGCTCAGGTGCGCCTGGTCGAAGTACCCCAGCTCCACCGCCACCCGCGCCCACCCACCACGCCGCCCCCGGGCCACCACCCGCCGCACGCGGTCCACGCGCGCGAAGCGCTTGGGGGACAACCCCACCGCCCTGGTGAACACCGCCCGCAACTGCCGCTCGCTCACGTTCAAAGCAACAGCCGTCTCGGCCACCCCGCGCGTGCGCAACAGCCCGGTCGCCGCGTGCACCAGGTCCGACCGCCCCGGGTCGATCGACGCCACCCGCCGCAGCAGGGCCGAGGTCAGCGCGGCCGGTTCCAGCGCGTCCGCACCCGACCACAGCTCACCCAGCGGCACCACGCGCCCGGCCAGCTCGTCCGCCGGCACGCCCAGCACGGCCTGCGCCCGCCCCGGCGCCAACCGCACCACGGTCCGCCGCGCGGGCGGCCCCGCGTGGTAGCGCGCCCGGTCCCGCGGCCCGATCACGAACGCGCCCTCGGACGCCGAGCACAGCACCAGCGTGGTGGCGGTGTCCGGCGCGTGCACGTGCGTGACCGCGTCGAGCCTCTGGTGGGCGATGGCGCTCACCCACGGTCGCAGCCGCTGGTCCACACCCGGGACAACCGCCGAAATCTCCAAGAACTTCCCACCACCCCGCGACGAAGCTGGCCCCATGATCGTCATCGCAGGTGCCACGGGCACCGTCGGCCGCGAAGCCACCCGCCTGCTCACCGACCGCGCCACCCCGTTCCGCGCCCTGTCCCGCACCCCCACCGCCGGCCGGACCCACGCCGACCCCGCCGACCCGGCCTCCCTGGGCCAAGCCCTCACCAGCGCCTCGGCCCTGCTGCTCATCGGCCCCGGCACCCCCGACCTCCCCGCCTACGACCAGGCGTTCCTCGCCGCCGCCGAACGAGCGGGCGTGACCCGCGTGGTGAAGCTGTCCTCGATCCCGGTCGGTCCGGTGGCGCGGTGGCACCGGGCGGGCGAGGAGGCGACGCGGACCTTCCCCGAGTGGACCCTGTTGCGCCCCAGCCTGTTCGCCTCCAACTCCCTCCAGTGGGCCCCGCTCGTCGCCGCCGGCGAACCGATCCCCAACCCCACCGGCGACGCCCGCCTGGGCGTGGTCGACCCGCGCGACCTGGCGGAGGTCGCCGTGGCCGCCCTGCTCGACGACCACCACGGCCGCACCTACACGCTCACCGGCCCGGAACTGCTGAGCGCGCCCGAGCAGGTGGCCGTGCTGGCGGAGGTCCTGGGCCGGCCGCTGACGACGGTGGACGCGCCACTGGCCGAGTACGCCGAAGTCCTCCGCGACGCGGCGATCCGGACCGACGACATTGCGTCGGTCCTGGGACGCCCGGCTCGCGACTACGCCACGTGGGCGCGCGAGTGCTACCCCCGCCCCTGACGCCCCACGGCCACCGACCAGCCCCAAACCGACCCCAACTACTCCTGATAGCTCAGCGAACCACCCCCGAACAGCTCAACCGGGGGCGGCCACCCACCGCCTTCCGGCCCTTCTTCGACCCCTCCCCCGCCGCTACGCTGCTGAATCGTGGCACCGGCACCGACCCGCGGAGCCGCGCGCCTGGTGCGCTGCGGCGCGGTCGGGGTGTCCACCGGCCTGCTGGCCGTGCTGGCCCACGCCACCGGCGGCGGCCACCTGCCGTCGCTGCCGCACCTGCTGGTGTTCGCGCTGGCCATCGGCTGGACGTGCCTGCCGCTGACCGACCGGCAGCTGGGCTTCGGCGAGCTGCTGGGCCTGGTCGGCGCGGTGCAGGTGGCCGCGCACGTGTTCCTGGTGCTGCTGTCCCGCCACCCGCGCGAGCTGGTGCCCGCGCCCGCGATGCTCACCGCCCACGCGCTGGCCACGCTGGTCGTGGTCGTCGCCCTGACCGGCTTCGAGCAGGCCGTGTTCCGGCTGGCCGCCGCGCTGGCGGCCGTGCTGCCGCGCCGCCTGGTCCCACCGCCCGCGGTGGCGCCGCTGCGCATCCCCATCGCCGCGCACCCGCCGCAGCCGCTGGCCGAGGTACTGCGCCGCCGCACGGTGCCCCGCCGCGGCCCGCCCGCCCACTCCTAGGTCACCCCTCCCCACACCACCGTCCCCCGGGACCGGTGGCGCCCGCCGTCCCCCCTCGCGGACCGGCGGCACCCACCCGTCCCCGGCACCGGTGGCACCTCCCCGTACCCAGGAGTCCCCCCATGACCGAGTCCTGGCGCAGCCTCGTGCGCCGCTTCCACTTCTACGCGGGCGTGCTCGTCGGCCCGTTCGTGCTCATCGCCGCCCTGACCGGCGTGCTCTACGCCGCGACGCCGCAACTGGAGTCGTGGCTGTACTCCGACCACCTGCGGGTGCCCGCGTCCGAGCAGACCGTGCCGCTGTCCGAGCAGGTCAAGGCCGCCGTCGCCACCCGCCCCGACGACCAGTGGGTCGCGGTCCGCCCCTCGCCCGGACCGGGCGAGACCACGCGCGTGCTGTTCGCCGGCGACGGCGACGCTCGGCCCACGGTGTTCGTCGACCCCGGCACCGGCGCCGTGGTCGGCACCCTGGACACCTACGGCACCAGCGGCGTGCTGCCGCTGCGCACCACCATCGACGAGATCCACCGCAACCTGCTGCTCGGCGAACCGGGCCGGCTCTACAGCGAGCTGGCCGCGTCCTGGCTGTGGGTCGTCGCCCTGGGCGGCGTGTTCCTGTGGTTCAGCCGCCGCCGCGCGCAGCGCGTCAAGACCACGACCAAGCGGCACGCCACGCTCGGCCTGTGGGTGCTGGCGGGCGCCCTGTTCCTGTCCGCGACCGGCCTGACCTGGTCCACCTACGCCGGCGAGAACGTCGCCGACCTGCGCGCGGCGCTGAACTGGAGCACCCCGGCGCTGGGCGGCAACGACGACCACGCCGGGCACGACATGAGCGACCCCATCCCGGTGTTCCCCGGCGAGGTCGACTCCGTGCTGGAGACCGCCCGCACCGAGGGCGGCATCGACGCGGCCAGGATCGAGATCACCGCGCCGCCGATGGCCGGGATGGCCTGGTACGTCACCGAGATCGAGCGCGGCTGGCCCACCCAGGTCGACGCGATCGCCATCAGCGGCGGCGAGGTCTCGGAGCAGGTGAGGTTCAGCGACTACCCGCTGGCCGCGAAGCTGGCCAGGTGGGGCATCGACGCGCACATGGGCGTCCTGTTCGGCTGGCCCAACCAGATCCTGCTGCTCGCCCTGGGCCTGGGCCTGGTGACGATGGTGGTGCTCGGCTACCGCATGTGGTGGCTGCGCAGGCCCACCCGCGGCTTCGGCAGGCCGGTCCCCCGCGGCCAGTGGCGCAAGGTCCCACGAGCACAACTGGTGGTGGTGCTGGTGGTGGCCGCGGCGGTCGGCTGGTTCATCCCGCTGTTCGGCCTGTCCCTGCTGGCGTTCCTGGCCGTGGACGCCTTCCTGGGCACCAGGCGCCAGGAACAACCCCAACCGGAGCCCGAGTCGGTGTGAATTTCCGAGCGACGGCCGGCCCGGCGGCGGGCTAGCGTGGGCGTCATGCGCTTCGGTTGACGCCCCCTACCGCCCCCGGCCCGGCCGCTCGCCCGCCTGGCGGTGACGTGGGCAGCCCTGGCCCACACCGTGCCCCTGTTCCCGCTCTACGCCCTGCTGTTCACCCACACCGGCCTGTCGGACGCCCAGGTCTCGACCCTGTTCGCGATCTGGTCGATCACGGCGGTCGTGGCCGAGGTGCCGCTGGGCGCCTTCGCCGACCGCTTCTCCCGCCGGTGGTCAGTGGTCGCGTCGGGGACCTGCCAGGCCGCCGGCTACGCCCTGTGGACGGCCCTGCCCGGCTTCCCCGGCTTCGCCGCGGGCTTCGTCCTCTGGGGCGTGGGCGGTGCCCTGTCCTCAGGCGCCCTGGAAGCCCTCCTCCACGACGCACTGGAGGCGGCAGGCGCAGCCCCCGCCTTCGCCCGGGTCCTGGGCCGGGTCAACGCGGTGAGCCTCCTCGGCCAGATCCCGGCAGCTTTGCTGGCCACCACCCTGTTCGCCGCCGGCGGCTTCCCCCTGGTCGGCTGGGTGAGCGTGGGGGCGTGCCTGGCCGCCGCCGCGGTAGCCGTCCTACTACCGGAAACCCCGCGCCCGGCCCCGGAGAGCTACCTGACCGTCCTGAGGACGGGCCTGACCGAGACGGCCCGAACCCCGGGCGTGGCCCCGACCGCGCTGCTGGTGGCAGCCCTGCTGGCGGTCGACGCCTTCGAGGAGTACTTCCCGCTCCTGGCCAGGGACTGGGGCGTGCCGGTGGTGTGGGCGCCACTGGCCACCCTGGCGATCCCCCTGGCCGGCGCGGCGGGCGCGGCCCTGGGCGGCACCGGACTCCCCCCGGGCCCGCTGCTGGCCGCCGCGGCGGTGCTCCTGGGCGTGGCGGGACTGGCGGGGCACCCGGCGGGCCTGGCGGCGGTGGCTGTTTTCTACGGCGTCTACCAGTTCGTGCTGGTGGGGGCGGAGGCGCGGTTGCAAGAGCGGATCACCGGTGACGCGCGGGCGACCGTGACCTCGGTGGCGGGGTTGGGCAGCGAGGTGCTGTCCCTGGCCGTGTACGCCGCCTGGGCGGTGGGCGGCGTGCCCGCGGTGGCGGCGGGGGTGCTGCTCCTGGCCGGCTGCCTGACCCGCCTGCGACGCCCGGCGGAGCACAGCCAGGCGTGAGGGACCGCTGGTACCGTCGGCCCGCGTCTCAAGTAATTGCACGTAAGATGAGACCGCGGATCGGCCGTGGTGGAGCGAGGCTGCGCGTGGGTGCTGGTCAGCGGGGCACGTGGCGGGCCGAGCGGCGCGTGCTCGTGGTCGTACGCAACTTCACCACCCTGGACCGCCTCCTGTCCGTGCTCGACGTCCTCGAACTCGACGGTTTCACCGAGGTCGAGTTCACCGTCGACGCCGGCTCCGCCTTCGCCCACGGCATCGCCGACCACGTGCGGCGACTCGGAGGGACCGTTCTCCCGTGGTCGGAAGCGCGCGCCGTGCGATGGGACCTGGTGCTGGCCGCCCACGTGACCCCGGAGCTGGCCGAACTGGCGGGCCCGCTGCTCACCGTGCCGCACGGTGCCGGCTACCGGCGCGTCCCGCCGTCCACCTCCGGTGGTGAGACATCGCCCGCCGGGCTCACCCGCGCAGAGCTGCTGCACGAGGGCCGCCCCGTCCCCGCGCGGATCGGCCTGTCCCACCAGGAGCAGCTGGCCCACCTGCCGGCGGAGGTGCGCGACCGCGCCGTGGTGATCGGCGACCCCGTCATGGACCGGTTGCGCGCGAGCCACGACCTGCGCCACCGCTACCGCGGGCTGCTGGGCGTCGAGCCGCACCAGCGACTGGTCGTGATCAACTCCACCTGGGGCGAGCACTCGACCCTGGGTGTCGCACCGGACCTGCCGCACCGCCTGCTCGCCCAACTGCCCGCCGACGCCTACCGCGTGGCCCTGGTCCAGCACTGGAACATCCGGCAGGCGCACAGCGGGTTCGAGGTCGACCGCGTCCTGCGCGGCGCGCTGGAGTGCGGGCTGATCGCCGTGCCCCCGGAGCGGGGCTGGCACGCCGCCCTCATGGCGGCGGACCTCGTCGTCGGCGACCACGGCTCGGTCACGTTGTACGCCGCCGCGCTGGGCAAGCCGGTGCTGCTGACCTCGGACGGCGGCCCGGAGGTCGACCCGACCTCCGCCGACGCGCGGCTGTGGGCGGCGAGCGAGCGCGTATCCGTCGGGGGCGACCTCAGGAGCCAGGTCGACACGGCGCTGCTCCGGCACGACCCGCGCCGGCTGCGCGAGTTCACCGACCGCGTCCTGGGCGTCCCCGGCCAGTCGGCGCGCCTCCTCAACGACGTGGTCCGCGAGCTGGTGGACCTGCCGCCCGCGCCCCCGCCGCGACTGCCCCCGCTCCCCGAACCGGCCCGGGTCGAGACACCGACCGCCGGCAGCCACTGGTGCGTCGCGAAGATCGGGCCGGGCACCGGGGCGCGGGTGGAGCTGGAGCGGTTCCCCGCCGTGGCGGGCCAGTCGCCGCCGACGGCGGGCGACCCGTTCCTGGTGGTCGACACCCAGCGGGAGGTCGACGAGGTGCGCCGGTCCAACGCGGAAGTCCTCGTCAGCTCCGAGCGGTGGTCGGAGCAGCACGCCCGCGCGTGGCTGCCCGACGTCCTCGACCGGTACCCCGGCGCCGCGCTCGCCGCGGCCCGCCTCGACGCGGGGTGCGTGCTGCGGTTCCGCGACCAGGCGGTGCACGCGCTCGACCACGACGACCCCGCCGTCGCGGCCGCCGCCCTCTACGCCCTGAGGGTCGCCGGGCACGACGCCGCCCGGTTCGACGTGACCTTCGCCAGGGTGGTCGTCAAGGTGGGCACGCTGTCGCGGAACCCCGTGCTGCCCCGTTTCTGACGGCCGCTCACCCCCTCGGTCCACCGGCTCTCCGCGACCAGGTCTCGGCGAGCGGGTCACCGGTCCGGCGCGCCGAGTCGACGCCCAGTTCGCGAAGTTCGCCCCAGTCGTGGTCGAACGCCTCCAGCGCCTCGCAGAGGCGCCACACCTCGTCGTGCAGGCCCGAGACGTGCGCCAGCCGCACCGCCGACCTCAGGTTGTCCCGCTCCGCCGCGAACCAGGCCGCATCGGCGGCCTCCGCACCGAGCAGGTACCACCGGACGATCCGGTGCTCGACCCCGGCACGCGCGAAGGCGGTGTCCTCGCGCACCGCCCGACCGCGGGCGTGCAGCCGGACCAGGGGGTT
This portion of the Saccharothrix syringae genome encodes:
- a CDS encoding MFS transporter, with amino-acid sequence MTWAALAHTVPLFPLYALLFTHTGLSDAQVSTLFAIWSITAVVAEVPLGAFADRFSRRWSVVASGTCQAAGYALWTALPGFPGFAAGFVLWGVGGALSSGALEALLHDALEAAGAAPAFARVLGRVNAVSLLGQIPAALLATTLFAAGGFPLVGWVSVGACLAAAAVAVLLPETPRPAPESYLTVLRTGLTETARTPGVAPTALLVAALLAVDAFEEYFPLLARDWGVPVVWAPLATLAIPLAGAAGAALGGTGLPPGPLLAAAAVLLGVAGLAGHPAGLAAVAVFYGVYQFVLVGAEARLQERITGDARATVTSVAGLGSEVLSLAVYAAWAVGGVPAVAAGVLLLAGCLTRLRRPAEHSQA